The Dryobates pubescens isolate bDryPub1 chromosome 9, bDryPub1.pri, whole genome shotgun sequence DNA window CTTCTTGTCTACTAGTTAACATCTGACTTCTTTTCAAAGACCTTAAGTTATTGTAACAGAATTCTCCAAATCTGACTTAATCCATGTATTTGATGCCTGTTTTAAATCACTGACTTTGGTGAGAATATGATACCACTTCTTCTGCCAGACAGGGACTGATTTCACATACCTTGTTCCTGGATAAAAAAGCAAGAAGGGTGCACCACTGCTCTTGTttgccaccacctcctccaatGACCAGAGCTCTTTCATACCCCAGGACGCTGACAAACCGTGCTGCCTGTCTAGGTGTGTCTAGTAAGCGGCCTGCTCGAAGCGGTCTGACGTATGAACATACAGGACGGTTCACTCCATTTTCATCCTGCATATAGGAAACATGGTTACTTGCCAGCCACACAAATATCACAAAAGATTTATCTCAAACACTTTTGCAGTGGGATTTATTCAAATACATATTGCTCAAAAATATTCACACAAAAATACTTCTACAATTCAGACATAAGACCATTAAACCATTTAGAGACATTACAGTAAGATTTTTCTGCTGGTTCTGTCTCTTGTAGGACACTCTGGACTAAATGTTTGTGACCTGGAGCAGCTACAACTCATTTTCTTAATTAGGTAACTGTTCATGCTCCATCCATTATCAATTCCCACATTATCATCCAGCAAAAGCCACCAGACTAATATACACAGacaccaaaccccacaccaatcCCAAACAGCCATCATTGAAACATTAAGGATTTGTCAGCTGATTTGAGTTTAAAGGCGACTATTTGCTTCTAAATTTGAATACCTCTTGTCGTAACACCAAGCAGCAGTAAAGTTTACTCACAATAAAGTAACTAGGTTTAGCTAAATTAGGAGAAAAATACTAAGAATTTGTAATTTCCTGGGAAAATGAACAAATAAGATATCTGAGGGAAAAAAGTCTTTTTTACCACATGCTGCAGGGAAATACTACAATTATCAACTATTAGAACTATTTCAAGTATAGACTACTTTTCCTCATTGAGCTAAATTGGTACTTCTATGTTCATATATTTTAAGAGCTCAAAGCCTTTAAATCCCTGCAGCTTCAGGAAATTACAGTCTCATTGTTCTACTGTAGTCACATATTGCCTCCATTTGTTTTGTCATTTTGCTGTTAAGAAAAGGAGCATTTATTTGAAGCCAACTAGAATGTTGTTGAAAATTATTTCACAGCAGGAAAGCAATcaagaaaataaacacaggTAGGATACATTCACTACACATCAAATACTGTCACTGCACCTTAAGTACCAGATTCAGTTTTGGCCCCCTGAGAATGTCACTGCATCTGGAAGCGGTGATGAGTGATTGTCTCTGGGtcacttttttccttcccctcttcctttctttctttccttcacttCATCTCAATCCCTGAGTTTTTCTACACTTTGGCCCTTTTTGTTCCCAGTCCCATTCCCACTCAAATGAGTGGGAATGGGTGGGGACTCAGCTGCAGGTTGGGATTTGGAAGTTCACATTACTACTGAAGACTCAAAGCACAGCCAGAACAGAAGTTACAACTTCACTAAAGAGAAGTAGGCACAGATCATTTCAAGATGCTACTTTGAGATAAATTACTGCACATTATCTGTGCTAGAGAAATTCATAGCATGAAAAACAGAAGGTTCATATCATTCCTGAGGGAGACTTAGCAAGGAGCAACTGAGACAGTAACTTATGACCCCACAATAGCTATTTTGTGTTATTAACCAGATAGATTGTTTTACAGACCACAAATATTGTGTGGATCTGTTCCAGTAGAGCTAGCAGAGCCCATTTTTCACAACCATTTTGTCCGACATAAAATATGTTTGAAATAGTTTGCACCGATCATTTAAGTCGTTGCCATTCGTATTAAAAACCttaaaggaaaaggcaagagtTTACTACCTCATACATGAGAGGTGGTAGGAACAAGCCCTCTGTCTGCAGCATGCTCTGAAGCTTCAATACACAAAACAGAAGTTCAATTCCTACAAATTTTATTTCATGCTTGATGCACCACATGCTGGCCTGACCCGCTTGTAATCACATCATTAATCTATACAGATTCTACATACACATCAGCTTCAAAATATATTATATCAAACAATGAAAGGCTAACTTAAACAACTGGGATACAAACCTGTGCAAAAATCTTCACTAGCCTTACATTGTGTGTAGGCCTAATCTGCAGGTATTCTCTCCACCACTGCTTAGCATACACAAGAAATAGCCGCtctctttctgctgttttcatGCGTTCCAATGCAAACTGCAGGTAAGAAAAAGATAACTGATCACTTTTTTAACCACAAACAGGAGAAATACAACATAACCAATAAATGCATTAACAATAAATCATGTCATATGCAAAATAAAGCTGCATATGTAAAGTGTCCCAGGCTAAATGCTGAAGAACAGTATTTGAAAATGAAAATCCAATGCACTAAAGTCTGACTGAAGTAGTGTTCATCTTAAGTGCATTTCTGTGAAGGAAGTACAAGTAATTAGGAAAACTACTATAGTAGTAGTATTCCACATCATGTAATGTTCagtagaacatgtatataataCAGCCTGAGAGTTGGGTTGCTCAGCCAAGAAAAGGCTCCAAAaaggcctttcagtacttaaagggagcCTAGAAGAAAGATGGCGACAATCTTTTTAGTAGGGCCAGCTGAAACAGGATAaatggtgatggttttaaactagaagaggggagatttaaactagatagaaggaagaattttttccaacaagggtggtgaaacactggcccaggctgcccagagaggtggtagaagccccatccctggaaacattccaggtcaggctagatgggtctctgagcaacctactctagttggaaatgtccctgctttaaaggttccttccaacctaaaccattctaagattctataaACAAAGTagctttttaaaaaaggaaattataTTTAGatttaatgggaaaaaaatcttgaacattcaaaaaaccccacatctcTCAACACCTACAAGTAATTCTATATTGAGTTTCCTCCACCAAAAAAGAACAAGTCAGTTTGCCTCCACCCCAGTTACTTACTTGAGTATTTGTTACTTCTGGAGACAGTGTCTTATTAAGCTGTGGATACATTTCCAGTCTGATGTTTAAAACACCAACAGAAACCTTAGATTCTGTACCTTCAAACCAAAATAAGTTTTGATCAGTTCTCTCAAATTTAATTTACTTCTGACAtttcagccaggcaggagcaagTACTTAAAGTAAATATGATAGCTCTATAACCACAAAAAACAACTAAACTTCTTTAAATATAGGCAAAATAAGCATATTTAAATCTCAAGTGCAAGTGAGGCTCTAAGAAAGCataacctggaaaaaaaaaaaaaaaaaaaaaaaaagagaggaaatatCTATATATGAGGTAATTACCCAAGGCCCTCTttgcagccagtaccaggatgTATGAGATGAATTACATTCTAACATTCTAGAAACATCTAGAACAGACATCTAAAAAAGAGGAAAGTCACACACTCCATTTATCTGAGATAGCAGCATGCTTTGGTGGTCTTGCTGCATTTTGTACAGTGGCAAAACTTAAGAGGTAAAAATACACTGCATTTAGAGGCTTGATACTTTATTATTTGGAAAAACACTAATGATTATTGAACTGCTCTCACCACCCATTTCAGTATTTACTTGTTACGCACTGCCACATCACTATAAATACAAAAGCTCTCGATTTAAGAGAATATCCAAACCCATACTGCTTAGTGAATTTGGCCAGTGTTAccattttcagaaggaaaatgaagctaACAAACACATTAGCAATTAAAGCTTACTAGAGTTGTACTTACTGGATAAAACACTGCACCAAAtcacacacccccaaaacagCAGGTAAAAGTCGCAACAAGAAGGAGTAACTTTCATTGTATATTATAccttcaaaaatattttgaagatACAATTTAAACTCTTTAAAATCTGTCAACAACTGCTCACCTACCTAACAGGAAAAGAAACCGAAACAAAGAATTAGCAGCTACCATCTGACAAAACTTTAGGATAGCTGATGTAGAAGTCATGACAGATCAAGACTGGAATTTAGTCTTTATCCACTAAACTataaggtcatagaatcacaaaatggtctggcttggaagggaccttaaagatcacctagttccaaaccccctgccaaaggcagAGACACCcactactagaccaggttgctctagatcccatccagcctggccttgaacaattccaggaaggagacatccacaacttccctggggcaacttgtTCCCATGTCTCACCATCTTCACTATAAAGAGCTTCCTCTTCCACcttaaatccatttcccctcatcctatcactacaagtccctgtaaaaagtcctttcccagctttcctcTAATTCCTCCCTTTAagtactagaaggccacaataaagtctccccagagccttcttttctgcagggtgaacagccccaactctcacagcctgtcacaTGCTCTAACTCTCTATCCTAAGACAAAGCTGTTTACCCTGTCAGAAAACATACTTCTGACCACTGCAATAAACAGCAGTACAAAAGAGATCAGTGGCTCTGGCAGTTGCCAGTTTGCTGGGAAAGGGACACAAGCAGGCTTTTACTCTTCAGTGCACAGGTCTGATACATTACTGGAGATTAACTGCttgatttttggttggttggtattTGGCACCTTCTCAAGATTTTGCAGAAAATCAATAGTGGGAGTTCCCAGACATGAGGCCTATTACTACACAGGATCTGGAAAATACATTTGTAGTATTtcagcaacaacaaaatctgACCATTAGTCTCCTACACACTTTCTACGGATACTTTATAGTTATTTATGAGTTGGACTACAACTAAACTACATCCCAAATACTCTATTAAACTTACAAGCAAGCTCAGTACCCAGTATTTTAAGTTATTGCAGTCTTATGTGTTCTTACCTACACCCAGAAGTTCAACAGCAACATTAGTTACACCATTCTCCACAGCTAAGACAGATCTCCACTCCAAAAAATAGGAAGCAACCAGTGTTGTCTCACCAAACGTGTCTGTTTTGATCAGAACCATGTGCACTGGATCGCATATAGATAACATAGTGGTTGCATCCACCATTTTACTTCCATCACCTGCCATTATTCAACCAAGACAAGAGAGCAAGAACGTTATCATCCCAAGTATTCCAGCGTACCTGGTTCAAATGCACAAAAATTACAATGGAATTAAGatttaagaaaataaagaatattGAAGTACCATTAAGTAGGAGGCAttgaaaagtatttttaataaaTTGGGATGCATCAGGTCAACTTACTGTACACCAGTAGTTAGGAGAAAACTTCCTCTATAGTTAAGCTTGACCCTATGATACAAACTGCTCCATGAGCAGCAGAATCAACAAAAATCTGGGTCCTTTGCATTTGTGGTATATTCACTCCCCTCCCCAAGTGCAGCTGCAGTACTTGTGGCTTCCTCTCTGTTTCCTGATATTCCTGGGTTTCTACAAGATTCAGACAATATCCAGAAGACTTTTCACAACAAACTTAGCTCTTACCAAAAGAAGAGCAAGAGTCTGTGGATGGCTGTCTCTTCTGAGACAGGTAAACTGCACTCACACTGAAGTTCTTCCTTTCATGTGACAACAAATTTATGTTTTCATTCTTCACTTGTCACACAGCCACCACAGTATCTCTTACTATCTCCGATACTATCACCTCACTGTCAATTATGGATAAAGTAAAATCAAATTTCAATTTGACCAAACGTGGAAAAGAAGAGGTAAGAGCAGAGAAAGATCTGCAAGGGCCATAACCTAATATACTAATCAGGTTCCTTAGGAAAATATGataaaaataggaaagaaagCCACTAAACACATTTCACAACAACTTTGAAGCCAGAGCCAACACCATCAGCTTTAAATGCACAACATTGCTTACCTAGGCTCTCCTTGTGTACTTCAAGCAAAAACCCATCATGAAAGTCTGGCTCACAGGCACAGGGTACAGGTTTAGTGTGGAAGCGCTGATTCCGAAAATGCAAACAGAGAGTGAAGGTGGAACAAGCCTGTCCAGGCAGAGGCTCAGGCTCCTGAAGATGTTCCAGAAAAGCTTTTCCGCCCAAAACCTGAAGGTAAAGATACCTCCGTGTTGGGTCAATGTTAGCTGTAAAGTGTAGCAATAAAAATTAAGAGACTACAAACAGGTCTTAGGAAGCATCTTAAATATCAGTTAACTAACAGGagactggaaaaagaaacacaaaacaaaatactTTTTTGAAACAAGTGCTTAAGAGaaagtgatttttaaaatgcatgaaAACTATCAATGTAAAATAactgaattaaaaaacaaatcaaatttTTGTGCAAGACTAACTTCTACAGCTTACACAAATTTATTTCCTGCAGACAAGCAAGGAAAAAACATCCACCTTTAGGGCAGTTCCTAGCAGATTGCTGTGTCAGAGTTCAAAAATCACACACttaaaattttaaaacaaaaaagcaacctACTTTTTTTCaaagctgctggctctctgtcAACAAAATGCGTTGATGGTTTTGGAGCTGAAGTCCTCTCCTTTTCTTGCACATCCTGGAATTACAATTAAGACTTTTTGAGGCATAAAGAATCCTGTTTCAACTGAGCGCCATTCCCCAAATCTTTTTCCTCCTAACACTGGAGATGTAACAAAACTGAACAAATACTTTCAATACTGCATTACCATTATGCATTAAACTGCTCTGCTCCTAATATGTCACAAATCATTAAAGCCATTACACACCTTCAAAAGCAGTGTCAAAACCCCAAGACAatagaaggaataaaaaagcaaaatagACTTCCACTTTTTAAAACCAACTTACAGTTACAAATGTAAGTTCCTTCATAACATCATCAATGATTCCTTGTTGTCTTAAGGCTTTTATCAAATCTTCTGTGGATACCTGCTGATGCTCAGGCACTAGCTCCTCACACATAGCCTTAGCAAGGACTTCTCTGATCCTGCCATGGACATCcatctgaaagaaaaatcaccATACGCTACAAACACAAGGTCTTTGCATGATAGCTCTTATGACTAACCAGTCACTCTGTAAAACAAAAGGTATTCTCCTAAGAAGAGAGACATAACTACACCAAAATATGAATTGTTGCAGAACTAATTGAACTAGTCACAGCATCTCACTAAAGCAGTTCTACCAGTTTAAAAAAACTCATAAGCATACCAAACCTGAGCATTTTCATTGCTCTTGACAGCATCCCCTGCCTTGAACTTCCCTCCTTACAAACAGGTATGCAAATCCATCAGCTATAAAATAGTCACTCTCTTAAATTCTTGTCACCCTCTAAATTCAAACTTAAAATGGAACAACCCTGCAGAAGATGACTTGgtggtactggtggatgaaaaaccAAATATAAGCCAGCAATGTATGCTTAcaacccagaaagccaactgcaTCAAAaatgtagccagcaggttgaaggaaAAGATTATGCCCCTCtattccactctggtgagaccccacctgcagtgccaggTGCATCTCTGGAATCCTCACCACAGGAAAGAGATGGACCtgttgcagcaggtccagaggaggccacaaaaattatcagaggggtgcaaaacctctcctgtgaggacaggatgagagttgaggttgttcaagGGAGGTCTTATCATGGCCTTTAACTACTTAAAGTGGACTAATAGCAAAGATGAGGAGGGCCACTTTATCATGAAgtgtagtgacaggataagggttAACAGTTTCAAATTGAAAGAGGGTAGAATTAAAATAGGTATTAGGAATACagtctttactttgagggtgataagacactagaacaggttgacccagagcagctgtggatgacccttccctgaaggtgttcaaagccaggttgaatggggccttgagcaatctgatctagtaaaaggtgtccctggccattgcaggggagttggaagtagctgatctttaaggtcccctccaacccaaactactTTATGATAATAATTTCCTACTTTAGAAGGGAAAAATCACACCCTGATATGCTTATAGGAGAGGCACAAAAGTATTAATTCTCCACTGCAAACTTCCCTTATGCTCAAAGGGAGGTCAGAGAATTTCTGTCACCTCGGCTGTGAAACTGCACGGATTTATAACGCTGTTTCTCACACAGGTGGGATGCTAAGGCCACAGCCACCGGAACTTAAAATACTTTGTGATACACGAGCTAAAGCATTCGTATTTATTCCGTGTCAGTTCGCGACCTAGTCCAAGAACTCAGCGCAGcgagcagaaagaaaagaaaaaaaaatgaataaaaaaattCAGCGACAgagtgaaaaagcagcagcaacccGGGGTAGAAGAAGGAGCTAGGGCGGCATGGCCTCAGGTCCACCGCTCCGTAGCGCAGGGAACAGGAGGTTGAAgagatgaggaggagcagaggcggTAGAGACAGCGGGGGAAAGGCCGCAAATCGGGTCAGGCATTAGGCCACAGCGCGAACGGCCGCTGGCCCTCCTGGAAAGGAGCAACACCGGTAAGGCCAAACGATGCCTGAAAACCACCTGAAGCGACGGAAGTCggaaaaataaaacagggcGAGAGAGCGGACACACAGCGAGGGGATCCGCACCCCCGGGACCCTTCGCCTCCCCCGGGACTTCCCTTGGCTCTACCGCGGAGACAACCGCCCCAACCTTAACCAGCTGCTGGTGGATAATCTGCTTCAGTTCGGACGCTTTCTCCGGCGGCAGGGACatggcagcaggacaagagaagaACGGCGACGCTTCGCGCCCCGGGAGCAGCGGGGACGGCGCAGCCTCCTCGCCGACGAGCGCGGCGGGAGGCGGGCGGTCACGGCCGTTACTCCCGCCACGCCTCCTCCCTTTTCCCCGCCCCTGAGGCGAGAGCGCAGGCACCGCCGCTCTcttcctgcttccctccttttctgcctccctccttttcttcctccctttcagGCCGGCATGTTTGTTCCCTGCGACCGTGGCGGGGGTTCCGCTAGCACCGACTTTACAGGATTCACTCTGCTCATGGTAGGTCggttttctgcttctccttcccgATGGGCTTGAGAGGCCCCCCCCCCGGAGCGGCTGAGGGCTTTTGCCTCCTCTGTGAGGCCGACCACCCTCATcggaaaaaattcttc harbors:
- the CEP76 gene encoding centrosomal protein of 76 kDa isoform X1, encoding MSLPPEKASELKQIIHQQLVKMDVHGRIREVLAKAMCEELVPEHQQVSTEDLIKALRQQGIIDDVMKELTFVTDVQEKERTSAPKPSTHFVDREPAALKKTNIDPTRRYLYLQVLGGKAFLEHLQEPEPLPGQACSTFTLCLHFRNQRFHTKPVPCACEPDFHDGFLLEVHKESLGDGSKMVDATTMLSICDPVHMVLIKTDTFGETTLVASYFLEWRSVLAVENGVTNVAVELLGVGTESKVSVGVLNIRLEMYPQLNKTLSPEVTNTQFALERMKTAERERLFLVYAKQWWREYLQIRPTHNVRLVKIFAQDENGVNRPVCSYVRPLRAGRLLDTPRQAARFVSVLGYERALVIGGGGGKQEQWCTLLAFLSRNKGDCEDHANLLCSLLLGFGLEAFVCVGTKAKGVPHTWVMTCGTDGTITFWESLTGHRYIHIPVNPDAPPLVEQPRLQHPYRTIGCIFNHQKFLGNCQPSDAVEVCVFDLHDESKWKPMSEEAIKSVCPPGKTSSVPPFPPLCASTVDAAVASNTIELQLRILVSEHRKDLGLSTVWDDHLSYLLSPALAAYELERTTGISAGNEEFQDAVRRAVPDGHTFKGFPIQFVYRNARRAFATCLRSPFCEEIVCCRGDQVQLAVRVRVFPYPESACAVWIMFACKYRSVL
- the CEP76 gene encoding centrosomal protein of 76 kDa isoform X2; this translates as MSLPPEKASELKQIIHQQLVKMDVHGRIREVLAKAMCEELVPEHQQVSTEDLIKALRQQGIIDDVMKELTFVTDVQEKERTSAPKPSTHFVDREPAALKKTNIDPTRRYLYLQVLGGKAFLEHLQEPEPLPGQACSTFTLCLHFRNQRFHTKPVPCACEPDFHDGFLLEVHKESLGDGSKMVDATTMLSICDPVHMVLIKTDTFGETTLVASYFLEWRSVLAVENGVTNVAVELLGVGTESKVSVGVLNIRLEMYPQLNKTLSPEVTNTQFALERMKTAERERLFLVYAKQWWREYLQIRPTHNVRLVKIFAQDENGVNRPVCSYVRPLRAGRLLDTPRQAARFVSVLGYERALVIGGGGGKQEQWCTLLAFLSRNKGDCEDHANLLCSLLLGFGLEAFVCVGTKAKGVPHTWVMTCGTDGTITFWESLTGHRYIHIPVNPDAPPLVEQPRLQHPYRTIGCIFNHQKFLGNCQPSDAVEVCVFDLHDESKWKPMSEEAIKSVCPPGKTSSVPPFPPLCASTVDAAVASNTIELQLRILVSEHRKR